TGATCGCCGCCTTTGGCAAGAGGCCGTAGCGGGCGGACGACTCCCACCGCCGGCGCCCACCCCGTCCGCCGGAACAGGGTCCGTTCGCTACCCGATGGCAGCGACCCCCACGCGGTGACCCAGCTGCATTCAGGGACGCCGTCCGCGCCATCCAGCGGCTACGGCCCCGATCAGCCTCGGGGCGAGAGGGCGTGCGTGCTCGTCCTCACCGACGGGCTCCCGCCACCTGTCACGACGAACCAGTCCCACATCCCATCGGCCTCATGGCCCACGACGAGGCACGCGATGCGGTAGATGCCAACGGCAGACGCCACGAAGCTGAAGGTCTCCGTCGTGCCGTACCCGCACCCGCTCACCGCGTCCGCAATCGTCGCACCATGAAAGGCAACCGCGCCGCCGGTCGGCGAAACGATCCGACCCAGCTCGCCGGCGACGACAGCGCAGGAGTGGGTGAACGCAGTCGACGCGTTGGTGCAGGTGACGTCGACGGTCCAGCCCTTTGGCACCGACACGCGCAGCTCGCCGTGGCCATACCCGTCGAAGTTGAAGCCGTTAGAACCGTCCGTCTCGGCTGCGACGAGGTCGAGGTGGACGGTCTGGGTCTCGTCGTCAACGGTCAGGATCTTCGAGGACAGGTACGGCTTCGCCGCGGGCGACCCGCACCCTGCCGCGACCGTGGCGAGCACAACCGCTGTCGGGCCGAGCAGCGCCATCGGGGTCCGCCGACGGGGACGAAAGCGCCGACGCGCGCGAGATCTTCGACCGAGCACCAATTTCAACCGTACTCAGCAGAGGCAACCGGCCGTCGCCGCTCTAGGGCACTCGTCGGGCGCTCGCAGGTCGGGTTTTCGGACGGGTTATGCGGGTCCAGCGGGGCGGCGACGAGATGGGCACGGTGCTGATTCGCCGAGCGAAATTGATCGTGACCTGCGCCGTCGTCGCCGGGGCGATCGGCTACGGGGTGTCGTGGACCGTCGGCCGAAGGCCGACGGGAGGCACGGTGATCAGCCTTCCAGATGGTCGGGCGCGTTTCGGGACGGTTGAGCCTCGTCACGACAAACAGTCCACGAGGGGTGTGCGGCTCGTCAAGCAGATCGGCAGGCAGGAGATCGCCGTCGGGACGCCCCTCGCGTCGTTTCAACGGAACACCGCGACGCATCCGATCGTGGCCAGCGGCCCGGGGTCGTTCGGCTCTTCGAGGGAGCACGCCGACGGGGCCAGCGGTGTGGCGGATCTCGGACTCATCGGGAGCCGCGCTGTAGAAGACGACCGCTCCCAAGCTCGTCCGACCCCTGCTCGCCGCGGACGCGAGCGGGCTCTACCTC
Above is a genomic segment from Acidimicrobiales bacterium containing:
- a CDS encoding sulfocyanin-like copper-binding protein, translating into MALLGPTAVVLATVAAGCGSPAAKPYLSSKILTVDDETQTVHLDLVAAETDGSNGFNFDGYGHGELRVSVPKGWTVDVTCTNASTAFTHSCAVVAGELGRIVSPTGGAVAFHGATIADAVSGCGYGTTETFSFVASAVGIYRIACLVVGHEADGMWDWFVVTGGGSPSVRTSTHALSPRG